The window ACCTCTGTTGCACATTCCGAACACGGTCTGGAAAAAAAGgtttattgtaattacataCTAGGTACGAAAACATGCAAAAagtttttgttagataaatatacatattcatGTTACACGAAACTCAGTCGATCAATATATTCAATGATCTTATTGTAACTAATTAATGTGGTGtttgctaaaattatttatatacctgAACCAGGCAAGCCTGGAAGCAGAAGAAGAGGACTGCGAAGGAGTTCATTGTTGTCTACTAAGAGAAAACTCGAGAGTGATCGTATACTCCTGCAAAACGAATATATATACAGGGATCCGTTTGTGTTTCATCAATTCGAATGTGATAGGACAATAAGActacataatttttaactatTGAAATGATAGTGAAATAACACGTTTTACTTCGACTGTACCAATTACGTGCTTTGTTCAATAATTTCAatgataaaactatttcaatataGGTCATTGTCGCAAGATGTAGCCTCATATATGCactgtgttatttttatgatgagTTCGAAGACCTCTGTGACGCATTCGACCAGATACCGTGCACGTGAAGAATGTTTACTTTAACCAAGACTATAAACAAAGATTATATTAAAGGACAATACTTGTGAAGAATAAGTATTGTGGGATCTAAAATTTCTTGCAATACcttttaccgaaaaaaaaaattataaaatttatttattttcatacttgCTATACATtatcgtttttaaatatatgttttgtgtATACAAAATAGGCTGAACTTTAATTCCAAAACACTATGATCAAACTGGTCCTGAAAAACAGTGCATGGGGAGTTTCCATTATACAAGTAATTACTCTTCAAGCaacaaaaggtaaaaaaaacacatattcaCAGCGCCTTGACTGTGCCTCTGGTATTGCCAACATCATTTGGCGACGTTGACCACTTGCCATGAGGGCCATTAGCTCGTCTGGTTTCAGAGgcaataagaaaaagaaaagttttttttttatatctctaAGCATACTAAGAAGTAGGTGCTGGCTATAACTTGATCTTCGCTTATAACCTCTTTGATAGAAAGTGAAATGAAAGAATGCTAAATGAGCCATTTAAGTACATGAACTCAAATGATCAATATTTATCCACCCTAACTCAACAAATTTACACCCAAAATATAATCGTTTTCTAAATACTTCTTTTCTGCAAATAACTATTTCTAAgcttctatttattattaatctacCTAGTTGAGATTAGTTTCTACAGTTAAAAGGTtgccattatattattatgaatgctaTACTTGGTTTCTGTATGTCTCAAATATCATTCATACTTCGAACGAACCtccaacaattttttttttatttttaatataagttagaatgtaataaacactaaaaatacatctcattttatttgttataacgtagttgttctaatataataaaatatgaaataattaaaactatcacCGATTGACCAAACAGGTGGTCTCACAGAGATAAGTACGTGACTTTTGATAGCAATCGTTGGTATATTATCACATAACCTCTTGTACAtcgattacataaaaataacacgtATATTGACAAATAACATTTGCATCACGAAAttgtatgataatataaaaagcaaaatcttttttattatatcaagtCAAAATCTATACTAGAGTCGAGcacattttaaagatttttttcaagTTTAAGATTTCTTGTTACTGATATTTACACGTTGTAGTTGAAAGCATTAGTATGGGAAACAATTTACTAAGGATCACTTACACACTAGTGTTTTTAATGCAggtaatgtttttaatgtatactaatatataaagctgtacagtttgtttgaacacgctaatctcaggaactactaaaccgttttttttactaataggattATTACATTACTCCTCAGtaggtgctataggctactttttatcctgggaattactatttatcccggaaatactTTTTGTCGCGGACGGATGGAGGCAAAAGTATGTTTAAACataaatgttaacttttttttacattttgtccTTATTCAAAATGAAGGAAACATTCGGTtagttacaaaacaaaattattctaaatcgcgatattaatttttttttatatttttaggttatttcTGGCCAACTACTTCCTAGCGCCGAAATGATTGGCCCAGCGATAATGCCAGAAATGGCCATAACAGATACCATTATTGGTCCCAACATACCACATGGTCCCAACGTGCCATATATACCTAACATGCCGCTTGGTCCTAACATACCACTTGGACCAAACCTTGGTTTAAATAACATCGCAAACCTAGGTGCAAGTAATATGGCGCTAGCTTCAAATATGGCAATGGGGGCACCTAGAGCAGCTTTAGGTCCAGTTGGCCCCAATTGGGCTGGAAACTTAGGCCTTGGAATATCGCCAGCTTCTATGGCTCCGCCAATGGGCCTTGCAGCTTCGTACGGTGGCGGTTTTACAGTAACCAGTTCGTCTCCCATTGCCCCCACGGGCTTAACAGTAACATCCGAAAACACCATTGAAGGACCTCTGCTAGTAGCTGGACAACTTCCATTCCTAGGTACAGTTGCGGTAGACGGTGCATATGCCACAACTGGAATGGGCTCCGTGACCTATGGTTGTGGAGATGGAAACATCGGCATGGTGAATGAGGGCATCCCTGCTACGCCATCAGCGCCGGTAATGGCTCCAGGTTACAACCCAGCTATGTCCCCGGGACTTAATTACAATGGTCTCGGTGGAAGAATGGGTCTCAATGGGATCGGAggttactattaaaaaaatatgattactgttatttaattgttgttactgtattatttatgtatgtatttatgttcttattaaaatatattttattggtaataaacatgttttttaatatctgtACCACAGATTAAAATGGATAGACGAGTGAAAAAAAATAGCAAGGGTATATCGCATATTATGCAACAACAACTACTAAGCTTTTATTTTACAAGGTACTACTATCTCCtacaataaatttcaaatgCACTAAATAGTTgataatgaatccctatttcccttggtcacgccatcacgcgtgaacgactagatcgatttcactttttttttgttgtgtttgttattgtcaggagaaggttcttatgaaagaaaaaatcctaaaatttgcgcggaaaattagaaaatttaagaaaacttaatgaaaatattaattgtatataactgtcaattgttggAAATAACTGCCAGCGATTGACAGATTGCgcgttgcaaattcatagttaagacgggacaacgtctgtcgggtcaactagttatcaATAATATACGTCATGTATTTACAATGCCTCTAAACTCTATTAACACTCTAAAATTACAGAATATTAGCTTCCATACCGCATTACCATTAAGTTTCAATAGAGGTAGCACCTCTATCACATCTAACCGACAAGAAGCGACAGTTTGCGACTACGGTTCAAGAAACTGAAAATTCCTGGGCATATTCAGGAAAGCACAGGGGCAGGTAGCTGGCCCAAATTTTAACACAAGtacatacttttaataataagtatttgtgTAATGTCAaatgtgttaaattattaagattacctacttatattaaatatccGCCTTGCCTAACAGAACCAATCcaaatttaagatttatttccGCTGAGAAAGCAGGGTATGTAAATGCCTTCTTCGCTTCCATATCTCTTATCTTTTCATTAAGCCTGCTTTCATTATATACTGgagaaatctataatataaaaataagtcgggTTTTCCTTCCTGACGCTATAACTCCAGTACACATGAACCGATTTCCACGGTTTTACATTCGTTGCAAAGGTATCGGACTCCGTTAGGTTTATAGCAAAGAAAAATCAGGAAAAAATTCAAGAGAAAAGCAGGAAACCGGGAAAATCATTTTTCACATACAGCGCTATCTCTGATACATAACATGTACTAAAACGGCGCCAGTATGTGGTGTGTGAGTATCCCtcataaaaataagtatgtttcattttaagtagatggcgccgGTGCGTGATACATTGTCTGACAGCTACTCTTTGTACTCTGCTCAgttaatttttgtgttggatagccctttgttcgtggagtgctatagtctatatatcgtcacgttatgaccaataggagcggagcagtaacggctaatctcaggaactaccagttcgaactgaaaaaatctttgtgtcggatagccctttgttcgtggagtgctataggctatatatcacgctatgaccaataggagccgagcagtaatgaaacatgttgcaaaaacggggaaaattgattagttttgagagcttccgttgcgtacgctgcgtaaacggttaaagttatgcaataatgatgtatgacgcgattgttcctcttaaaaagttctacaaaaatatattataaaacaaagtcccccgctgcatctgtctgcctgaacgtgtcaaactcaaaaactacccgacgtattatgataaaatttggtatggagacagtttgagaccctggaaagaacacaggcttccgggaaaatatatagcgtgacttttataacggaaaactttagcctgaaaaactttataacgcgggcggagccgcgggcataAGCTAgaccagtatataacacacataaattatttcccgcggagcgcgaaatgatgatgatgatgacaaaagtaaaaatataggtggttaggggcggcattatccagattttgccccgccttcaaaaaattcaagatccggggctgctctcagtcatccctaattaaaaaagttaacattataaaatatttcataaaaaagaatcatagaaatcggtatagaaacaccaaagttatacatgaaatacgctattaataagccatcacgcgtgaatactgaatcatgctatatgcttccttcgatttcactaggatcccatcatcagaccctgaccggacaatcggaccaaatgcataccaccatacattaaaaaaacatcccgacaaattgagcacctcctccatttttgaagtccgaaatccacgcgggcgaagctgcgggcagaagctagtttcaaataagacaaGACTTTTGGGGCACAATTTTCGTCCTGATATCCAGTTACTAACTAACTACTtacactgtttaatgtctttgatatCAAATGACTTAGTTTGCTATATACCGTTTGTTATCCGCCTGTCATGTTTAACGTCTACTCACGTGTTACTTGTTACACGATAAGACATTGACCAATAAATCGTCACGTCCAATCgattaatatctttatattatgaaataactatCAGTATTTTCCAGGAACACGGGAACATCCTTTGATTAGTATTGCGATACacacaatttatattatcacaTAGCTCATAATACTCAAATTGCAGTTTGTCCAAAAATACAGTATTTTTGCCATCCTGTTACTCTTCTATTGATGGTTATTGTATTTGGCTCGATTGTCTGTCCTATGATTGtatctgatatggcgataggctcaccccctaccACATTAATGAGCGCAACACAAATGGTTAAAAAGTACCCTGGTTGCACATCTGCCTACGTATTCGGGAAGAAAAATGAGacttctttttattgcttttaatgacgaaacgatcttgccgttcacctgatc of the Manduca sexta isolate Smith_Timp_Sample1 chromosome 18, JHU_Msex_v1.0, whole genome shotgun sequence genome contains:
- the LOC115441608 gene encoding chorion class CB protein PC404 isoform X1, with translation MGNNLLRITYTLVFLMQVISGQLLPSAEMIGPAIMPEMAITDTIIGPNIPHGPNVPYIPNMPLGPNIPLGPNLGLNNIANLGASNMALASNMAMGAPRAALGPVGPNWAGNLGLGISPASMAPPMGLAASYGGGFTVTSSSPIAPTGLTVTSENTIEGPLLVAGQLPFLGTVAVDGAYATTGMGSVTYGCGDGNIGMVNEGIPATPSAPVMAPGYNPAMSPGLNYNGLGGRMGLNGIGGYY
- the LOC115441608 gene encoding chorion class B protein PC10 isoform X2, with the protein product MEAKVISGQLLPSAEMIGPAIMPEMAITDTIIGPNIPHGPNVPYIPNMPLGPNIPLGPNLGLNNIANLGASNMALASNMAMGAPRAALGPVGPNWAGNLGLGISPASMAPPMGLAASYGGGFTVTSSSPIAPTGLTVTSENTIEGPLLVAGQLPFLGTVAVDGAYATTGMGSVTYGCGDGNIGMVNEGIPATPSAPVMAPGYNPAMSPGLNYNGLGGRMGLNGIGGYY